One Deltaproteobacteria bacterium DNA window includes the following coding sequences:
- a CDS encoding SAP domain-containing protein, whose protein sequence is MKVQQIRSIAKGLGVRPARKTKAEIIRAVQEAEGNFPCFGSAMDGSCDQDVCSWREDCLKPRNPGVAG, encoded by the coding sequence ATGAAGGTTCAACAGATCCGGTCGATCGCGAAAGGATTGGGCGTGCGGCCCGCCCGGAAGACCAAGGCGGAAATCATCCGGGCCGTCCAGGAGGCGGAGGGGAACTTCCCCTGCTTCGGATCGGCCATGGACGGTTCCTGCGACCAGGACGTTTGCTCCTGGCGGGAAGATTGCCTGAAGCCGCGAAACCCCGGCGTCGCGGGGTGA
- a CDS encoding HD domain-containing protein has protein sequence MGNAPVICGPWRRAGIVAASVSTVAAAHFLTPPGLHGLHWIHILLQKLFYLPILMAAAWFRVRGTVLAASAVSALFGAHVLLDWSGFRMTQAEQIGEIVSFWIIAATASFLFRRERKALEEAAEAHRETIGALASSLDLRERETGMHSKRVQEYALLLARRLGIKDGEPWESLEMGALLHDVGKIGVPDGILLKKGGLTDEERDVVRRHPELGASLLRRIPFLSGAREIVQAHHEKYDGSGYPRGLRGDAIPIGARIFAVADVFDALTTDRPYRPADGYRKAIGWIVDQRGASFDPGVVDAFLRIPYGELRELAARFGVTLAE, from the coding sequence ATGGGGAATGCCCCCGTCATCTGCGGCCCCTGGAGAAGGGCGGGGATCGTCGCCGCGTCGGTCTCGACCGTCGCGGCCGCGCATTTCCTCACCCCTCCCGGGCTGCACGGCCTGCACTGGATCCACATCCTCCTCCAGAAACTCTTCTATCTTCCCATCCTGATGGCGGCCGCCTGGTTCCGTGTACGGGGGACGGTCCTGGCCGCGTCCGCGGTGAGCGCCCTCTTCGGGGCCCACGTTCTGCTGGACTGGAGCGGATTCCGGATGACGCAGGCGGAACAGATCGGGGAGATCGTCAGCTTCTGGATCATCGCGGCGACCGCGTCGTTCCTCTTCCGGAGGGAACGGAAGGCGCTGGAGGAGGCGGCGGAGGCCCACCGGGAAACGATCGGGGCGCTGGCCTCCTCCCTCGACCTGCGGGAGCGCGAGACCGGGATGCATTCGAAACGCGTACAGGAGTACGCGCTGCTCCTGGCCCGGCGGCTCGGGATCAAGGACGGGGAGCCGTGGGAGAGCCTGGAGATGGGAGCCCTGCTGCACGACGTCGGGAAGATCGGCGTGCCGGACGGCATTCTCCTGAAGAAAGGCGGGCTGACCGACGAGGAGCGGGACGTGGTCCGTCGCCATCCCGAGCTCGGCGCCTCGCTGCTGCGGCGGATCCCGTTCCTGTCCGGCGCGCGGGAGATCGTCCAGGCCCACCACGAGAAGTACGACGGATCGGGATACCCGCGGGGGCTCCGGGGGGACGCCATCCCGATCGGAGCGAGGATCTTCGCGGTCGCCGACGTCTTCGACGCCCTGACGACCGACCGCCCGTACCGTCCCGCGGACGGGTACCGCAAGGCGATCGGCTGGATCGTCGACCAGCGGGGGGCCTCGTTCGATCCGGGGGTGGTCGACGCCTTTCTCCGGATCCCGTACGGGGAGTTGCGCGAGCTCGCGGCCCGGTTCGGGGTGACGCTGGCGGAGTAG